In Treponema denticola, one genomic interval encodes:
- a CDS encoding leucyl aminopeptidase, with protein MKFNIAKQGGVAAQLVFEDKIEGGYLNHLKEKELFSGKAEEVYYTLDSNLKAQLFIGLGKEEKIDLEVLRKTFFKAASELLKNKVEEVELNIPKLNNLCNYKMAEAIAEGMLHATYKYDKFKSDRKEQTEITVNYNPEKGKEDRAEKGINEAVKLMEAVFLTRDLVNQPANVIYPETLAKIAKEKLEAKGVKVTVHGKKEIEDLKMEAFLNVARASTKEPKLIVMEYYNNPGSNEKIALVGKGLTYDSGGYAIKPATSMVNMFTDMGGSGTVIGAMHALADLKAKVNVVAVVASCENMISGDGYRNGDIIGSMSGKTIEIINTDAEGRLTLADAVYYATNNLGATKLIDLATLTGACVSALGEQVSGAVTNNDEFFAELVKANERAGEIVWRMPTIEYYKKMNESKVADLKNSGGKLGGMMTAGLFVGSFIAKEDIPWIHIDIAGTAYITEKFGYLKENATGTLVKSLYYMLSKEA; from the coding sequence ATGAAATTTAATATTGCAAAACAAGGCGGTGTAGCTGCTCAGTTGGTTTTTGAAGACAAAATAGAAGGCGGCTATCTTAATCATTTGAAGGAAAAAGAATTATTTTCCGGAAAGGCGGAAGAGGTTTATTATACTCTCGACTCCAATCTTAAAGCCCAGCTTTTTATCGGTCTAGGTAAAGAAGAAAAAATTGACTTGGAAGTTTTAAGAAAAACCTTTTTTAAGGCAGCAAGTGAGCTTTTAAAGAACAAGGTAGAAGAAGTCGAGCTCAATATCCCTAAACTTAACAATCTATGTAATTATAAGATGGCTGAGGCTATTGCAGAAGGTATGCTCCATGCCACCTACAAATACGATAAGTTTAAAAGCGATCGTAAAGAGCAAACCGAAATTACGGTTAATTATAACCCTGAAAAAGGCAAAGAAGACAGGGCTGAAAAAGGTATAAACGAAGCTGTCAAGCTTATGGAAGCGGTTTTCTTAACCAGAGACTTGGTAAATCAGCCGGCAAATGTCATCTATCCTGAAACTCTTGCTAAAATAGCCAAAGAAAAACTTGAAGCAAAGGGAGTCAAGGTTACAGTCCACGGCAAAAAAGAAATTGAAGACCTCAAAATGGAAGCCTTCCTCAATGTAGCCAGAGCAAGCACCAAGGAGCCTAAACTCATCGTTATGGAATACTACAATAATCCCGGCTCCAATGAAAAAATCGCCCTTGTCGGTAAGGGCTTAACCTATGACAGCGGCGGATATGCGATTAAACCTGCTACAAGCATGGTTAATATGTTTACGGATATGGGAGGCTCAGGTACGGTTATCGGAGCAATGCACGCACTGGCTGACCTCAAAGCAAAGGTAAATGTTGTCGCTGTTGTTGCTTCTTGCGAAAATATGATTTCGGGAGACGGCTATAGAAATGGCGATATTATCGGCTCAATGAGCGGTAAAACTATCGAAATTATTAACACCGATGCCGAAGGCCGATTAACATTAGCCGATGCCGTTTATTATGCTACCAATAATTTGGGAGCGACTAAGCTGATTGACCTTGCAACCCTCACCGGTGCCTGTGTGTCAGCTCTTGGAGAACAGGTAAGCGGTGCCGTTACAAACAATGATGAGTTCTTTGCAGAGCTTGTTAAGGCAAATGAAAGAGCAGGCGAAATTGTATGGAGAATGCCTACTATCGAGTATTATAAAAAAATGAATGAATCGAAAGTCGCAGATCTAAAAAACTCGGGCGGAAAGTTAGGCGGAATGATGACGGCCGGTCTATTCGTCGGTTCCTTCATTGCAAAAGAAGATATCCCATGGATTCATATTGATATAGCCGGAACTGCCTACATTACCGAAAAATTCGGCTACCTAAAAGAAAACGCCACAGGAACTTTAGTAAAAAGTCTTTACTATATGCTAAGCAAAGAAGCTTAA